GTCAGGGTCGGTGAAGAGCTGGTTGATTCCCACGACACGAGACGGCGTGTAGGAGGCGTCGAAACGAGTGTCGAGAGCGGGAGACCAGACGGCGAGGCCGCCGAGAATCTCGACGTCGGTCGCCCGACCGATCTCCACACATCCGAAGATGAAAAGAAGAGAAAGAGACAGTGTTTTGATCATGGGACCTCGAATTTCGTCATCAAACGATCGCGCTTTCTATTATCCCCAGGCCGACTCTTCCCCGCCATGGGTGACGGGAAAGCTGAGTCCCGGTTAGAATTCCCTTCCCTTGAAGGAAGTGCTCTGTCTGTCGGCGAGCGCGGTGGCCGCAGCAATCCGAAGGAAGGAAGTCTCGGCCGAAGAACTCGTTCGCGCTTGCCTCGATCGAATCGAAGCCGTCAATCCGCGGCTGAACGCCGTGGTGTGCTCGAGTGCCGATCGTGCTCTCGAAGAAGCGAGGGCCGCGGACCGGGCGCTGTCGCGAGACGAGAAAGTCGGAGCTCTTCACGGAGTTCCGATGACGATCAAGGACACGTTCGATACCGAAGGGGTGCGTTCTACCTACGGAACCCTGGGTCGGGCCGAGCACGTGCCAATGCGAGACGCCACCGTGGTCGCCCGTCTTCGGGCCGAAGGTGCCATCCTCCTGGGGAAGACCAACACCCCGGAGATGACCTTGTCGTATGACACCGACAACCGGGTTTACGGTCGTACCCACAACCCCTACGATGTGACTCGGATGCCAGGGGGCTCGAGCGGGGGCGCGGTGGCGATCGTGGCCGCCTGCGGCTCCTATTTCGACGTAGGAAGCGATCTCGGCGGAAGCATCCGGCTGCCCGCTCATTTCAGCGGGATCGCGGGCCTCAAGCCGACCTCGGGCCGCGTACCGAGAACGGGGCACTTTCCGCCGCCGCGCGGTGTCACTCAGCGCATGGTCCACGTCGGGCCGCTCGCCCGCCGTGTCGAGGACCTCGAGCTCCTGCTGAAGATCATTGAGGGGCCGGATGGCAAAGACCCGTTCATTGCGCCCGTTCCTCTCACTCGTTCATCCGACGTCGAGCTCTCGAAGCTGCGGGGCGCTTTCTTCGTCGACAACGGCATTGCTCCTCCGACCGACGAGACGGTGAGGGTCGTCGAGGCCACGGTCGCCGCGCTCGCGGGGAAAGGCATTTCTTTCGAGGAAGCGCGACCCGACGGCATCGAGACGACCGTCGAGCTTCACGCCGGGCTTCTCCGTGGATGGGACGGCGGGGCTCAGGTGCGCCTTCTGCTGGAAGAGGCGGGGACCTCCCTCGAGGAGACCACGCTCTCTCGTTATCTCGAAGCGCCCACGCGCGA
The Vicinamibacteria bacterium DNA segment above includes these coding regions:
- a CDS encoding amidase, with the translated sequence MLCLSASAVAAAIRRKEVSAEELVRACLDRIEAVNPRLNAVVCSSADRALEEARAADRALSRDEKVGALHGVPMTIKDTFDTEGVRSTYGTLGRAEHVPMRDATVVARLRAEGAILLGKTNTPEMTLSYDTDNRVYGRTHNPYDVTRMPGGSSGGAVAIVAACGSYFDVGSDLGGSIRLPAHFSGIAGLKPTSGRVPRTGHFPPPRGVTQRMVHVGPLARRVEDLELLLKIIEGPDGKDPFIAPVPLTRSSDVELSKLRGAFFVDNGIAPPTDETVRVVEATVAALAGKGISFEEARPDGIETTVELHAGLLRGWDGGAQVRLLLEEAGTSLEETTLSRYLEAPTREPERLVRLRDRWDRFCRNALAFFDRYDFFVSPVNAFPALRPSELPDSYPGFSYTMTQNLTGWPAAVVRAGTSSGGLPIGVQLTAGPWRDDRVIALAARVEEALGGWAPPPI